Part of the Periophthalmus magnuspinnatus isolate fPerMag1 chromosome 18, fPerMag1.2.pri, whole genome shotgun sequence genome is shown below.
tttttctAATAAATCTGAGTTTGCTGAAATACCATCTGTTGTGCATTTGAACAGTGACCGATTTTGGTCTTCCTTTGGTGTTTTCTGTAAAGTGAATGGAACAGGGCCCAGGTTTTTAGACatgcgtatatgtgtgtgtgtgtgtgtgtgtgtgtgtgtgtgtgtgtgtgtgtgtgtaatatatatatatatatatatatatatatatatatatatacatatacaatctCTAGTGGGCATTCGAATGAGTCACTGGCTGTTACTGTTACACATGCACTCAAATTCTAGTTAGTTATAGCAGTATTAAAATGATATGTACTGATGTATTCAGTTTATGTAGTGCTTTTTTGAACACTCAAAGATGCTATACAGTGCAGTTTTCATTCACTTCATACTCTGTGGTGATAAGCTACTATTCTACAGCTGCCCTGAAACTCTTGTGAGACTCATTCAGATTTCTGAGTGGATAAtcttcttgagaaccaaaacaccaaattataacaggtAAATAGACTACCATGTCCACTTGTTTTCTATTTAAGAATAACTCtacattagaattgttatcagtaaaagctatatttgatttgaaactcatctgggtgcacagttttgtcatgtttatagaatttaaaatcataatatgcTTTTTCATTAAGTTGCATGAAAAAGCAGTGACCTGCTGTATTGGTGTAAGTTTTAATTTAGGTATTAGGAACTGTagagcacctgcagccagactCTACATTAAAGAACTGTAGagtctggctgcaggtgctggggtttaggttgtgaccattcagatcagagaaagtttttttcaggtttaaaccaactggactgAAGCACCTCAAgtcaggctcattctgctttctgattttataattgtcttgaaccaaaacaccaagtTATAGTATAAAGAACTTAGCCATCATGtgtagtatttttgtaattaagactaaatcagcattataattgttatcagtcactatatttgatttgaacatgtttaccttttaTCTTGTGACaatctaaaatcaaaatcttacacagttcctttaagactAGTTGAATTGGTCAAATGGATCGTAGTCCTCTGGTGGTGTCAGAATGGACTTCAGAAACTCGGATATCACGGTTGGGACAACCTCTTGGACAACctcttggatcatttcaggtgCAGGGGGGAGATCTGGCAGAGCAGGGGGCTCTATGGGCACCATGGGCAGGGGGAGGGGAAGGGGCAGTGGGGGCTTCTCTGCAAAAAACTTCATCACTTTTGGTAGCACCAATATAGCTACCAGTGCCACACCTGCTACTCCAGTCATAACTGCAGCATATTTGGCATAAGGCGGGCATCTTGTTGCTTGGTCTATGTATCTATCGAGGAGAGAGTTTTTggcctgctctctgctctcctccaggcTCAAGCCGCTGTCAGTGTGAAtgcggctctgctctgtctgaatatCATGCTCTACTTGTTCCAAAGCATCATTGCTTAAATACTTCTGGTTTTCATCAACCATTTTCTCCACAGTATTCAGGATCGCTTCCACCTAGGGGTGTCAAGATGATTACGTTAATTAGTAGtcatgattattcaggtcacaatacaatcataaaaacaaaattcagaaacaaaataatatggAAGTAATTTCCATTTAATTTAAACTTCAAAAAAGTATCATTaatttgcctggcaaatccagaataatatctctctgtattctttctacagattgatatcagtctgatcccctcgtcctccgttgcgtctcaagcccggtcgtccaatcagatctgttatTTTCAGTGATACATACAAGgaactcattggtcatctattatttacaaatgaaatcaaatttatctcatctcagattaacagggtttagtgcttcactcattgattctgcagaaacctgtgatgttacttcaaaatattatttctcaagtagaaagtacaaagtagtggtccaataaattactcaagtaagtatttgaaaaaaagtaaaagtactactcaattAAGAGTGACTTAAAAGAGGAACTGTCAGAACATAACATCTgacataattataattatatcattTGGAGTTAAACTTATTTGaaggaaaactaaaaaaataactaaagaatgcacaaaatctgttattttcaaaggacagacacaaaaatgtgaaaaaataaatcatctgaaggagcgctgttcaaataatttaatattgtcaagataaagcttttgtcacttgtagattcaCGTACAGTCGGAAGAGGAACCAAcatgtttactcaagtaagagtactgttacttcaacaaaattattacttaagtagcagtgaaagtactctgaaaagtacaattacaaaagttactcaattaaatgtaactgagtaaatgtaattgagaaCTACCCACCACTGCACAGAACAGACAAAAGTCATAATCATTAAGCCCTAAATCTTACCTGAAACTCATTGCTCCGCTGTGGGTCTTCCTTTTGCTGATCTTTGGTCCAGTACTTGTTGTCGACCACGTGACAGCGCCCCCCGCAGGCCTGCACCAGCTTGGCCAGCTCAGTGTTCTCCTCCACAAACTCCAAGATGTCTGTGTTCTCCGGGAGCTGGTCTCCATGAGTGAAAATTACAATGGTGAATCGGAACATCTGTTATGAGAAAAGCATTGATTAGGATGAGGAGGTGGTGTCACACTGAGCGGACAAAATATTGTTTAGTGTGACGTAAAAGTGGCCCATTTGGTCAACAATTAACACTCCTGTACCtacgcctgtcatgataaatgctatatcaacttatcgctcaatacatgacagatggaacaatcatttttgggggtcaatatttacggtggagactttttctttgcactagcgGGAAATATTTGCTTAATTTTTTGTACCATAGTTAGAtcagagctgtagaaggttgaattatgaacttctatacCTCATTATAGACGCacactaactacttaagtgttgcattttgttatgtatttactgtatcgcaattcattttctaaaaactattttgtacatttagaatagtttttttgggataattctgtttcatggtttggtttcaatattatcattgatcatctatatttacttcactaATGTAccgtacttcaaaatttgtttattgtccaggtagtgcatgctagttgtgaaaagcacttctaaactcatcgccgtgaataattatgatgctctgaacacataaggtaagtgaggaaaaactgtggaccactgcagactgtttgaaaagaactagttctgtttttttgaaCTTTTGTGGTAGAGGCTTCGCCACTTAGAACCTGGAAGTAAGCAGCGTTCTTGATTGGCTGAGCTTGTGCGGTCCACCACAGTTTCACTTTACCATCtgaaaaaaattttttttaaactatgcaTAGATTTATTCATGTGGATATTAACTATTTACCAAAAGGTTTGTGAGGGCTAGGCAGGGctggccctagctttcagggagccctaagctgaatttgcctGTGGGGCCCCTGGCTCaactgttggtgattcacatttgacaacattataattctgctctcatcaccttgaccagttgtatttgtgtttatgtgaccaacatcagactgaaaacatccagaatgtcacaattaccacagtcacaagaacagaacacaaacatataaggggcgttaacatgtaaaaaattctagatattttttcttcatttctggtggattttattgtgttccagttggcgacagtgggcttaaatttacattatgtcgggtccttgtaccagtgtaaacacagagctgccctcacctctgcccgactcaaaaacaaatggacagatattttgctactatagatataaaacaaatgtaatcgtttgagagggatatttaggctgctgtaaacacaccagccctgtgtccaatagacgtgatatattattttcaatctaaatatttgggctcttgggggccctctggtggcctcggggccctaagcagctgcttattcTGGTTATAGGTTGGGCCGGCCCTGGTAGTGTGAAAATCAAGTAATTCAGCTTTAAAGTCCAGGTGTGATTGATCcatggcttttactatggattagacctgggattacacagatacccCAGCTTTAAAGTAGGTAGAATTTACAATATACTGGCTGTGCTATAGGAtagataataaatatagaacatagacattttaaattatttcccAGGATGCACCTCTTCCCCAAACTGTGTCTTGATGTGCTCCACCacagcctgctcctgtctctgtacCTCTGCACGGGCATCACCAGCAGCAGCGCGTGAGGCCCCGGAGCGCACTGGACCAGGCAGCTCAGCCATTCACAGTGTCCCTCCAGCTCCGCGCGCTCCCACCCCACGCCCTGGGTTCCCACGACCCCTGGAGTGTCGATCAACGTCACTTTGCGCtctttcaaggtcctggagtgagTCTGAACGCTTCGGATCTTTGAGTCGCTCCTGTAGCTCACTCTGAAAATCTTTTCTCCCAGGCTGCTTTTCCCACTGCCGTGTTTCCCCAGCAGGACGATTCTCAGCGAGTTTGGCtctgaataaaacagaaaatatgtcaGTGATTGAGTCTTATTATAGTGGCTCAAATTCTCCCAAGAAGAAGTGAAATGGCGGCATCTAGTGGCCATGATACAGAACCACTGAGAAAAATtcaactgttaaaaaataaataaataaataaatctccagGGTTCATCATAATTAATCTATATTTAATGATTCATAATTCCAATAAGTATTTTTatcttcatgggtttcaggcataAAGATTCCTTCCTGATTCGAAGGGTCTGGCATGACAGCATCCCTCTGTCGCTATAGCAATAACACAATTCAAATTATTATCGGCTCGGCTCTGCTGTCTCCAGCTGCACTGGACTGTCATTGTACTTTCATTTCTGAAGCAGGCGGAGTCACCAATGCACAAGCGTACACAAGGCCCTGGGACTTCAGGCATAGTGATTTGGATAAAGAtctgttcaacagaaacatgtCATGATGCCCGtttgttcctgtcctcctgtgctctctacccctccccgacctgtctgcctggagctgggcggagttggAGActtctcccgcacgcacctggagctcatcagcgtaatcaccgccacctgctgctgagtacttgagggctcggcagactacactcggcgccagaccgtccgcgtgtaaacgtgaatgctctAGCTCAGTTTTGTATCCCGGTACCTGTCTGCATGTACTCATTTGGATTTTGTCACCCTCCAGATCCCTGTCCTCGCTCATCtccgctcctgcctctgcgctccggcTCCGGTAAAGTCATCCCTTCGTCTCGCTACCTGTCTcctcttggtctccggcttgctgcttACCTTCGGCCTTGGactccgctctctggactacgccggtcctgcctgccccggtctcgtcccgctCTTGCCTGCACCCCGGTCCTGTTTTCCCCGTCCCCGACCTGCATTccgcccgcctggtctgcctcccgctccgtgATCCCTCGTGTGAATTTGTATGAACTGACAAAGACTGAATTTCActgactttgtaaataaacactgtaaccttgccccgagtctgcatctcttggtccttcccgcaccgttacgacaaaacaatgaaattgatcctagctgtttttacctgaatgtgttcaaaataaaccccgCAGACTTTTCAGGTTtctaacagtaataaaaaatacttttgcttttcagttcaagaatgtagtggagtagaaagtacagatactgctctcaaatatagtggagcaaaagtaaacagtatccactttaaaatgtacttatttaaagtacagatacctaaaatgtgtacttatgTACAGTCctaaacttttactttagtgACGGTTTAGTAACACATGTagatataaattatagtttcacaccaatcaagaagcaattAGCGAAGATAAGGTGAAAAATATATTACAGGAATTTGAAAGTTCTGAAACCTATAACATCATGCTAGAGAGAATTCTATGCTAAAGTTAGGCACAATTTACATGCAAGaaacattttttcacataattgaaatatttcaacaaaataaatccgttttcttatatttttatcagTGAACAATAGAGGGGTACAACATTGTTGCCAGGTTACAGTAATGAAATTACCtaatgatgtcatgatttccactagaagtaaatatataaaccaaaaaaagGCCAACTATGTTTTACTAAAACAAGTAATCTAACCTGTGATAGGCACTTAAAGGACAAGAGTTGAGCCTAAGATCAACAACACGCATGTAACTTGAAACTAAATAAGGTTAAATTGNNNNNNNNNNNNNNNNNNNNNNNNNNNNNNNNNNNNNNNNNNNNNNNNNNNNNNNNNNNNNNNNNNNNNNNNNNNNNNNNNNNNNNNNNNNNNNNNNNNNNNNNNNNNNNNNNNNNNNNNNNNNNNNNNNNNNNNNNNNNNNNNNNNNNNNNNNNNNNNNNNNNNNNNNNNNNNNNNNNNNNNNNNNNNNNNNNNNNNNNGTTAAAGTGTATTTTACTGATGTGCTAACCTTAAGCATAcgttgtacaaataaacctaACTATATTGAGAAAACCTGTTGTTTAACCAAGGAAGAAacgtacttttatttttaattaaaaaattttTTTACTTCACACCAAATTCTTTACTTTATTCCATATTCTATGGCTTTTTTCATGATTTAAGGCAGATTTCAGCCTattctgactcttatttggcttggagtggggcctcctcctgcttgtttccatcttGTTCCTGTTGCTATAATATTCCAAACTATGGCATAGAACTTGACGATTTCCAAGTTAACAAGTAGTGCTGTGGTAAATTAACAGCAGTCCACACAAGGCTCTTCAGATTTGAACTGAGGGACTGCAATAGATCACTGCTTCAAACTGACAACCGGGGGGGGCACTGCTGAGGGATGAGTGCTCCTTCATCTTAAAATTTAAGTCTTCAGTCtgcacacaaacagaaaacacagtgcCAGAGATTTTAGTCAGTTTTGAAAAGGAGTGGAAAGAAGAAAACCTATTAAATCTCGCCCCTAGTCcaagattagtcctggtttagtccaggcctagtccttgtttagatctagtttagccTTAGTTTCAGTGGTTATagtatttagatttatttttaatacgcAAGCTTCCACCACTTTAAAGAcctattttttcccatgtagGCTATTTGAGCAACAATTAGTCTAGTgccaatacagatatattgcataataataataataataataataataataataataataataataataatgccttacacttgtaatgcactttacaggcttgtcaaagcctctcaaagcactacactatagtcattattcattcatttccacacttggtgatggtaagctactattgtagccacagctgccctgggagactgacggaagcgagactgcaatctgcgccatcggcccctccgaccaccacctatcattcacgcacacaccactttcatactaggcaatgtggttgaagtgtcttgcctaaggacacaacgacagaacttggtccgagcgggactcgatcctccgaccttcgggttgggggaccaacactctaaccactgcataagcagctcttgaggtcaaaataagtcagcagTGTACTGTCTACATggaattataaagtgttttattgtccaagtaaCAGGAACTGCACTttaacatgctagttattgttgctgttagcattactgtgatggtgacattccactctggtctctgaaagttgttaaaagagcttataaactcttataaactatgaataattaggatgctcggaatgcataagataaatgaggaacaactttggaccactgcaaaatgctgatgcaaaatgaacaaattctgTTTCATATAaacacagcacctttaagttattttttgaaATGATACAACTCACATCAGCTGTTGGATCAGATTCACCCTCGTATGGTCCTACAAAATGTGaattcaacacacaaacataacataAGGCAAccgttttaatattttatttaaccagtTTACAATTCTTTGACTCACTTTCAGATTTCTTGTTTCTTATTTTCCAGCAtagaatgaaaaatgaaactaaTAACAGGAACAGTGCAGCCAGGATAGCCACACACGGTACAAAACCTGACAGAAACAGATAGGACATTTTCATTACAGACTCTGGAGGTaatgatccatccatccatccatattcttccgcttatccggggccgggtcgcggggcagcagtctaagcagggactcccagacttccctcaccccgaaCACgtccctccagctcctccggtgggaccccaaggcgttcccaggccagccgagagacatagtccctccagcgtgtcctgggtcttcccgggggcctcctcccggtgggacatgcccagaacacctccctagagagaCGTCCAgcaggcatcctgagcagatgcccgagccacctcagctggttcctctcaacgtgtaggagcagcggctctactccgagctcctcccgtgtgaccgagctcctcaccctatccctaagggtgcgctcggccactctgcggaggaagcccatttcagccgcttgtatccgggatcttgtcctttcggtcattacccagagctcatgaccataggtgagggtaggaacgtagattgaccggtaaatcgagagcttcgccttccggctcagctccttctttgccACAACGgatccgatacagcgactgcatcactgcagacgctgcaccgatccacctgtcaatctcccgc
Proteins encoded:
- the LOC117386011 gene encoding GTPase IMAP family member 7-like, with amino-acid sequence MSEDRDLEEPNSLRIVLLGKHGSGKSSLGEKIFRVSYRSDSKIRSVQTHSRTLKERKVTLIDTPGVVGTQGVGWERAELEGHCEWLSCLVQCAPGPHALLLVMPMFRFTIVIFTHGDQLPENTDILEFVEENTELAKLVQACGGRCHVVDNKYWTKDQQKEDPQRSNEFQVEAILNTVEKMVDENQKYLSNDALEQVEHDIQTEQSRIHTDSGLSLEESREQAKNSLLDRYIDQATRCPPYAKYAAVMTGVAGVALVAILVLPKVMKFFAEKPPLPLPLPLPMVPIEPPALPDLPPAPEMIQEVVQEVVPTVISEFLKSILTPPEDYDPFDQFN